In Myxococcus virescens, a single genomic region encodes these proteins:
- the tpiA gene encoding triose-phosphate isomerase — MATARRRKIVAGNWKMNKSVPEALALVRDLRGQVASLGDTVEVVVAPPFVALQPLHVALEGAPLALAAQNCHWESSGAFTGEISAPMLAELGCAYVIVGHSERRQLFGDTDEQVNKRAKAVRAAGMTPIICVGETLAEREANQTLAVVERQVRGALEGFGVKDVAGFVLAYEPVWAIGTGRNATAAQAQEVHAAIRGLVERLYDGETAGRVRIQYGGSVKPDNAAELLGQPDVDGALVGGASLKAGDFAAIVKAAT; from the coding sequence ATGGCCACCGCGCGTCGTCGGAAGATCGTTGCTGGCAACTGGAAGATGAACAAGTCGGTACCGGAGGCGCTGGCCCTGGTGCGCGACCTGCGAGGGCAGGTGGCTTCCCTGGGGGACACCGTGGAGGTGGTGGTGGCGCCGCCGTTCGTGGCGTTGCAGCCGCTGCATGTCGCGCTGGAAGGCGCGCCGCTGGCGCTGGCGGCGCAGAACTGTCACTGGGAGTCCTCGGGCGCCTTCACGGGTGAGATTTCCGCGCCGATGCTGGCCGAGCTGGGGTGCGCCTACGTCATCGTGGGGCACTCCGAGCGCCGGCAGCTCTTCGGGGACACGGACGAGCAGGTGAACAAGCGGGCGAAGGCGGTCCGCGCGGCGGGGATGACGCCCATCATCTGCGTGGGCGAGACGCTGGCCGAGCGCGAGGCGAACCAGACGCTGGCGGTGGTGGAGCGTCAGGTGCGAGGGGCGCTGGAGGGCTTCGGGGTCAAGGACGTGGCGGGCTTCGTGCTGGCCTACGAGCCGGTGTGGGCCATTGGGACGGGGCGCAACGCCACGGCGGCGCAGGCGCAGGAGGTCCACGCGGCGATCCGGGGCCTGGTCGAGCGCCTGTATGATGGGGAGACGGCCGGGCGGGTGCGCATCCAGTACGGCGGCAGCGTGAAGCCGGACAACGCCGCGGAATTGCTGGGCCAGCCGGATGTTGATGGGGCGCTTGTCGGGGGCGCGAGCCTGAAGGCGGGCGACTTCGCGGCCATCGTCAAGGCGGCCACTTAG
- the gap gene encoding type I glyceraldehyde-3-phosphate dehydrogenase gives MATRIAINGFGRIGRCILRAVLSRKEDLEIVAINDLDKPAALAHLFKYDSVHRTWPGEVKATEKGIVVDGKEITVTAEKDPTLLPWKSLNVDVVLECTGRFTARDAAEKHLKAGAKKVIISAPAKGPDITIAYGINHNEYDPAKHHVISNASCTTNCLAPIAKVLVDNFGIEKGLMTTVHSYTNDQRILDLTHEDMRRARAAALSMIPTSTGAAKAIGEVIPQLKGKMHGLAVRVPTPNVSLVDLTVNTEKKVTAEAVIEAFRKAAEGPLKGVLEFSDAQTVSVDYNGNPHSAIFDSTNCFVMGDNLLKVMAWYDNEWGFSNRMVDTAKFLVSKGI, from the coding sequence ATGGCTACCCGGATTGCCATCAATGGTTTTGGCCGCATCGGTCGCTGCATCCTCCGCGCGGTGCTCAGCCGCAAGGAAGACCTCGAGATTGTCGCCATCAACGACCTCGACAAGCCCGCGGCGCTGGCGCACCTGTTCAAGTACGACTCCGTGCACCGCACCTGGCCGGGTGAGGTGAAGGCGACGGAGAAGGGCATCGTGGTGGACGGCAAGGAGATCACCGTCACCGCGGAGAAGGACCCGACGCTGCTGCCCTGGAAGAGCCTGAATGTGGACGTGGTGCTGGAGTGCACCGGCCGCTTCACCGCGCGTGACGCGGCGGAGAAGCACCTGAAGGCGGGCGCGAAGAAGGTCATCATCTCCGCCCCGGCCAAGGGCCCGGACATCACCATCGCTTACGGCATCAACCACAACGAGTACGACCCGGCCAAGCACCACGTCATCTCGAACGCCTCTTGCACCACCAACTGCCTGGCGCCCATCGCCAAGGTGCTGGTGGACAACTTCGGCATCGAGAAGGGCCTGATGACCACGGTCCACAGCTACACCAACGACCAGCGCATCCTGGACCTCACCCACGAGGACATGCGCCGCGCCCGCGCCGCCGCGCTCTCCATGATTCCCACCAGCACCGGCGCCGCGAAGGCCATTGGTGAGGTGATTCCGCAGCTCAAGGGCAAGATGCACGGCCTGGCCGTCCGCGTGCCGACCCCGAACGTGTCCCTGGTGGACCTGACGGTGAACACCGAGAAGAAGGTCACCGCCGAGGCCGTCATCGAGGCCTTCCGCAAGGCCGCCGAAGGCCCGCTCAAGGGCGTGCTGGAGTTCAGCGACGCGCAGACGGTGTCGGTGGACTACAACGGCAACCCGCACTCGGCCATCTTCGACTCCACCAACTGCTTCGTGATGGGCGACAACCTGCTCAAGGTCATGGCCTGGTACGACAACGAGTGGGGCTTCTCCAACCGCATGGTGGACACGGCGAAGTTCCTCGTCTCCAAGGGCATCTAG
- a CDS encoding helix-turn-helix domain-containing protein: protein MSHQNDGAEAPAPIPEMLTVEEAAAFLRVNRKTFYEAVRLGSIPGVVRLGRVIRINKAALIGWVQGNGGPALGEKR from the coding sequence GTGTCTCATCAGAATGATGGAGCGGAAGCCCCCGCCCCCATCCCGGAGATGCTCACCGTGGAGGAAGCCGCGGCCTTCCTGCGGGTGAACCGCAAGACCTTCTACGAGGCCGTCCGCCTGGGCAGCATCCCGGGTGTCGTCCGGTTGGGTCGGGTCATCCGCATCAACAAAGCCGCCCTGATAGGTTGGGTCCAGGGTAACGGCGGTCCTGCGCTCGGAGAAAAGCGATGA
- a CDS encoding phosphoglycerate kinase encodes MIRYIDDLQLTGKRVFIRVDFNVPMEGRRVTDDTRIREAMPTIRRALEMGGKVILASHLGRPKGPDPKLSLEPVAVRLAELLGGKHEVILTDDCVGDGVKKQVKELKEGQVVVLENLRFHKEEEANDETFARELAALADVYVNDAFGTAHRAHASTAGMVPFVKEKAAGFLMRKEIEYLGKVLKNPDKPFVAILGGSKVSDKIKVIESLLPKVDALLIGGAMAYTFLKAQGVEVGKSRVEGDKLSLATRLLEAAHRFKTQLVLPVDHIVGTEPTENSPATETPDNAIPPDMMGLDIGPKTRAIFAQHIRDARTVVWNGPMGLFEVPKFAEGTRSVAAAMAINTQATTVIGGGDSAAAVEQMGFADKMSHVSTGGGASLEFLEGRDLPGIKALETR; translated from the coding sequence ATGATCCGTTACATCGATGATCTGCAGCTGACCGGGAAGCGCGTCTTCATCCGCGTGGACTTCAACGTCCCGATGGAAGGACGGCGCGTGACCGACGACACCCGCATCCGCGAGGCGATGCCCACCATCCGGCGCGCGCTCGAAATGGGCGGGAAGGTCATCCTGGCCTCCCACCTCGGCCGCCCCAAGGGACCGGACCCGAAGTTGTCGCTGGAGCCTGTTGCCGTGCGGCTCGCCGAGCTGCTCGGCGGCAAGCACGAAGTCATCCTCACCGACGACTGCGTCGGTGACGGCGTGAAGAAGCAGGTGAAGGAGCTCAAGGAAGGCCAGGTGGTCGTCCTGGAGAACCTCCGCTTCCACAAGGAAGAGGAGGCCAACGACGAGACGTTCGCCCGCGAGCTGGCGGCGCTGGCGGACGTCTATGTCAACGACGCCTTCGGCACCGCCCACCGCGCCCACGCGTCCACCGCGGGCATGGTGCCCTTCGTGAAGGAGAAGGCGGCCGGCTTCCTGATGCGGAAGGAAATCGAGTACCTGGGTAAGGTGCTCAAGAACCCGGACAAGCCCTTCGTGGCCATCCTGGGTGGCTCGAAGGTGAGCGATAAGATCAAGGTCATCGAGAGCCTGCTGCCCAAGGTGGACGCGCTGCTCATCGGTGGCGCCATGGCGTACACCTTCCTGAAGGCGCAGGGCGTCGAGGTGGGCAAGTCCCGCGTCGAGGGTGACAAGCTGTCGCTGGCCACGCGCCTGCTGGAGGCGGCGCACCGGTTCAAGACGCAGCTGGTCCTGCCGGTGGACCACATCGTGGGCACCGAGCCCACGGAGAACAGCCCCGCCACGGAGACGCCGGACAACGCGATTCCGCCGGACATGATGGGCCTGGACATCGGTCCCAAGACGCGCGCCATCTTCGCGCAGCACATCCGCGATGCGAGGACGGTGGTGTGGAACGGGCCCATGGGCCTGTTCGAGGTCCCCAAGTTCGCCGAGGGCACCCGCTCCGTCGCCGCGGCCATGGCCATCAACACGCAGGCCACCACCGTCATCGGCGGCGGGGACAGCGCGGCGGCCGTGGAGCAGATGGGCTTCGCGGACAAGATGAGCCATGTGTCCACTGGTGGAGGTGCGTCCTTGGAATTCCTGGAAGGACGCGACTTGCCGGGCATCAAGGCGCTGGAGACGCGGTAG
- a CDS encoding tyrosine-type recombinase/integrase, which translates to MSVRLQKWNSKEGKVQEAWWVDVKFQHPDGRVERVRKASPVNTRRGAEQYERELRQALLHGTYGKEKKEVPTLEQFQERFLEHARTNNKASTAKKQGGHPAQAPGPRLRPPEAGSDRYRANRGVQGAEGEGGALSKKSVNNLLTALRKLLALAQEFGELNAVPKVEWLKAPKPETDFLSFEEAERLEALAEPGRWKAMITLALNTGLRIGELAALSWDCMDLASGRLVVKRNVYRGHLGTPKGGREREVPLNERALKALREYPQRIDSPWVFPQRDGGFIRNPQHTCAEAILRNATRADIRPIGWHTLRHTFASHLAMRGVPLKAVQELMGHATIEMTMRYAHLSPDVKADAVRALDVRPRGTLGAHSQKA; encoded by the coding sequence ATGAGCGTGAGACTGCAGAAGTGGAATTCGAAGGAGGGCAAGGTGCAGGAGGCGTGGTGGGTGGACGTGAAGTTCCAGCACCCGGACGGGCGCGTGGAGCGCGTACGCAAGGCGTCCCCGGTGAACACCCGCCGGGGGGCCGAGCAGTACGAGCGGGAACTCCGCCAAGCCCTCCTCCACGGCACCTACGGAAAGGAGAAGAAGGAGGTTCCCACCCTGGAGCAGTTCCAGGAGCGGTTCCTCGAGCACGCACGAACGAACAACAAGGCCTCCACGGCGAAGAAGCAAGGTGGACATCCTGCGCAAGCACCTGGTCCCCGCCTTCGGCCACCTGAAGCTGGATCAGATCGATACCGCGCGAATCGAGGCGTTCAAGGCGCAGAAGGTGAAGGAGGGGCTCTCTCCAAGAAGAGCGTCAACAACCTGCTGACGGCCCTGCGCAAGCTCCTGGCCCTCGCCCAGGAGTTCGGCGAGCTCAACGCGGTGCCCAAGGTGGAGTGGCTCAAGGCGCCCAAGCCCGAAACCGACTTCCTCTCGTTCGAGGAGGCCGAAAGGCTGGAGGCGCTCGCGGAGCCCGGCCGGTGGAAGGCGATGATTACCCTCGCCCTCAACACCGGCCTGCGCATCGGCGAGCTGGCCGCGCTCTCGTGGGACTGCATGGACCTGGCCTCCGGGCGGCTGGTGGTGAAGCGCAACGTCTACCGGGGCCACCTCGGTACGCCGAAGGGCGGGCGCGAGCGGGAGGTGCCGCTCAATGAACGGGCGCTGAAAGCCCTCCGGGAGTACCCGCAGCGCATCGACTCGCCGTGGGTGTTCCCCCAGCGGGACGGGGGCTTCATCCGCAACCCGCAGCACACCTGTGCGGAGGCCATCCTCCGCAACGCCACGCGGGCGGACATCCGACCCATCGGGTGGCACACGCTGCGCCACACCTTCGCCAGTCACCTCGCCATGCGCGGAGTGCCGCTCAAGGCTGTCCAGGAGCTGATGGGGCACGCGACCATCGAGATGACGATGCGCTACGCCCACCTCAGCCCGGACGTGAAGGCGGACGCGGTACGGGCCCTCGACGTGCGCCCCAGGGGCACATTGGGGGCACATAGCCAGAAAGCCTGA
- the mprA gene encoding MprA protease, GlyGly-CTERM protein-sorting domain-containing form has translation MNAPPRPPSSFPPRHGSGLLASFGHAWAGLIHTVIYQRNMRIHLIAAVLVGLVGSGIALGLAEKVTLIFCVLLIFFAEILNSALEHLVDLAVQQFDEKARLAKDAAAAGVLVLALGTVVIFAAILVHNWDTVRTSTDAIIRQVALGLPLTACILVLVLPQRRPAWVDVAAFTAGGVLMALQATQTASSVFSALTAGLLFVAGAAAYQRRREQRAPRA, from the coding sequence ATGAACGCACCTCCCCGGCCACCCTCGTCCTTCCCTCCCCGTCACGGTTCGGGGCTGCTCGCCTCCTTCGGTCACGCGTGGGCGGGGCTCATCCACACCGTCATCTACCAGCGCAACATGCGCATCCACCTCATCGCCGCCGTGCTGGTGGGGCTGGTGGGCAGCGGCATCGCGCTGGGGCTCGCAGAGAAGGTGACGCTCATCTTCTGCGTCCTGCTCATCTTCTTCGCGGAAATCCTCAACAGCGCGCTGGAGCACCTGGTGGACCTGGCCGTCCAGCAGTTCGACGAGAAGGCCCGGCTGGCCAAGGACGCGGCCGCCGCGGGCGTGCTGGTGCTCGCGCTGGGCACGGTGGTCATCTTCGCCGCCATCCTGGTGCACAACTGGGACACGGTGCGCACGAGCACCGACGCCATCATCCGCCAGGTGGCGCTGGGGCTGCCGCTGACGGCCTGCATCCTGGTGCTGGTGCTGCCGCAGCGCCGTCCCGCGTGGGTGGATGTGGCCGCCTTCACCGCGGGCGGCGTGCTGATGGCGCTCCAGGCCACGCAGACGGCCAGCAGCGTCTTCAGCGCCCTCACCGCGGGTCTGCTCTTTGTCGCCGGCGCGGCTGCGTACCAGCGGAGGCGGGAGCAGCGGGCGCCCCGCGCCTGA
- a CDS encoding N-acetylmuramoyl-L-alanine amidase — protein sequence MNAPSYSLRVRLGGALLALLLTSSLARAEPHAAHDPALDEGACGLEPPGVEYVPMPGPRPHETRRLSAAEPPVVRRELRTGASGTKSGVPQTRQRTGALSGKVVYLSPGHGFTRSAPLNRWATQRPNTWAVVEDLISAEVLNQYLLPMLTGAGATVVPLREPDLNGHMAIVDDGQAGYSEDGDVFESSAQPGWGTPPTPMGNAVEPFSLGTTRVMASARSATASATWTPEIPAEGSYHVYVSYAADPTRAPDAHYVVKHAGGESHFRVNQRRHGGTWVLLGRFYFKAGQHPESGAVVALNDTAEGGTLSLDAVRFGGGSGVIGDAAMAPLARPRYEESARYHVQFSGAPFTVYAPTGANALTNERNADVTARPRFAAWLHEEGEDAVYVAWHTNASTTGNVSGTEAYVYGPNPVDGTLNFTGFPGSDVLARALLDELAQDMRREVDPSWRVRNLRSANLGEVNPTHNNEMPSVLLEVAYHDNVTDSNRLKEPAFRRVAARAILQGLIKYYAARDSVPVVLPPEAPESVAALNGSGGTVEFRWAAPPANPDEEGRDAPTGYRVYQSADGLGWDDGTDEAGTSFRTTLAPGTVRYFRVAAHNAGGEGFPSVTVGVRTPGGAESPVLVVNGFERLDASQACAEPLDAYDLQAPVRLLVETMNDGTYVRRHGAALAHAGTAFDSATRAAVAANLVTVGAPYRLVDWFTGRGGAGGARPTREEQDALRGFVMQGGHLLLSGSHVTSALAVGSAEDQAFLADILRAAPGSGTPPFTVEGMPGDWLAQLTGVALDDGTRGGYAVGVTDVLTPASGGTSVLRYLGTDLAAGVMSAPNGRVLLLGVPFEGIVSPVQRAGLMSSFLVQAGLLTELPPPPAEESGAASLLTACVAARGVDPHPPPEPEPEPEPEPLVVGVLPQFYPLGDSGCGCGAGGGTGTAVWLLLGVIVQLRRARRRGDVAGR from the coding sequence GTGAATGCCCCTTCCTACTCTCTTCGTGTCCGTCTGGGTGGCGCACTTCTCGCGCTGTTGTTGACTTCCTCCCTGGCCCGCGCCGAGCCCCACGCCGCGCACGACCCTGCACTGGATGAAGGGGCGTGTGGCCTGGAGCCGCCGGGCGTGGAGTACGTGCCGATGCCCGGGCCCCGTCCGCATGAGACGCGCCGCCTGTCCGCCGCGGAGCCGCCGGTCGTCCGGCGCGAGCTCCGGACGGGGGCTTCCGGGACGAAGTCGGGCGTGCCGCAGACGCGGCAGCGCACGGGCGCGCTCTCCGGCAAGGTGGTGTACCTGAGCCCGGGCCACGGCTTCACGCGCAGCGCGCCGCTGAACCGCTGGGCCACGCAGCGGCCGAACACCTGGGCCGTGGTGGAGGACCTCATCTCCGCCGAGGTCCTCAACCAGTACCTGCTGCCCATGCTGACGGGCGCCGGCGCCACCGTGGTGCCCCTGCGGGAGCCGGACCTCAACGGACACATGGCCATCGTCGACGACGGGCAGGCCGGCTATTCGGAGGACGGCGACGTCTTCGAGTCCTCCGCTCAGCCCGGCTGGGGCACACCGCCGACACCCATGGGCAACGCGGTGGAGCCCTTCTCGTTGGGCACGACGCGGGTGATGGCCTCCGCGCGCAGCGCCACCGCGAGCGCGACATGGACGCCGGAGATTCCCGCGGAGGGCAGCTATCACGTCTACGTCTCCTACGCGGCCGACCCCACGCGCGCGCCGGATGCGCACTACGTGGTGAAGCACGCGGGCGGTGAGAGCCACTTCCGCGTCAACCAGCGCCGTCACGGCGGGACGTGGGTGCTGCTGGGGCGCTTCTATTTCAAGGCGGGGCAGCACCCGGAGTCCGGCGCGGTGGTGGCGCTGAACGACACCGCGGAGGGCGGCACGCTGTCGCTGGACGCGGTGCGCTTCGGCGGTGGCAGCGGCGTCATCGGTGACGCGGCGATGGCGCCCCTGGCGCGGCCCCGCTACGAGGAGTCCGCGCGCTACCACGTGCAGTTCAGCGGCGCGCCCTTCACGGTGTACGCGCCCACGGGGGCCAACGCGCTGACCAACGAGCGCAACGCGGACGTCACCGCCCGTCCGCGCTTCGCCGCGTGGCTGCACGAGGAGGGCGAGGACGCGGTGTACGTGGCGTGGCACACCAACGCGTCCACCACGGGCAACGTGTCGGGGACGGAGGCCTACGTGTACGGGCCCAACCCGGTGGACGGCACGCTCAACTTCACCGGCTTTCCGGGCAGTGACGTGCTGGCGCGGGCGCTGCTGGACGAGCTGGCGCAGGACATGCGCCGCGAGGTGGACCCGAGCTGGCGGGTGCGCAACCTGCGCTCGGCGAACCTGGGCGAGGTGAACCCCACGCACAACAACGAGATGCCGTCCGTGCTGCTGGAGGTCGCCTACCACGACAACGTGACGGATTCGAACCGGCTGAAGGAGCCCGCGTTCCGCCGGGTGGCCGCGCGCGCCATCCTCCAGGGACTCATCAAGTACTACGCGGCCCGGGACAGCGTGCCTGTCGTCCTGCCGCCCGAGGCGCCCGAGTCGGTGGCCGCGCTCAACGGCAGCGGCGGCACGGTGGAGTTCCGCTGGGCGGCGCCGCCGGCCAACCCGGACGAGGAGGGCCGTGACGCGCCCACGGGTTACCGCGTCTACCAGAGCGCGGACGGGCTGGGCTGGGATGACGGCACGGATGAAGCGGGCACGTCCTTCCGCACCACGCTGGCGCCGGGCACCGTGCGCTACTTCCGCGTGGCCGCGCACAACGCGGGCGGCGAGGGCTTCCCGTCCGTCACCGTGGGCGTTCGGACGCCAGGCGGCGCGGAGTCCCCGGTGCTGGTGGTCAACGGCTTCGAGCGGCTGGATGCCTCCCAGGCGTGCGCCGAGCCGCTGGACGCCTATGACCTCCAGGCGCCTGTCCGCTTGCTGGTGGAGACGATGAACGACGGCACCTACGTGCGCCGCCACGGCGCCGCGCTGGCGCACGCGGGCACCGCCTTCGACAGCGCGACGCGCGCGGCGGTGGCGGCGAACCTGGTGACGGTGGGCGCGCCGTACCGGCTGGTGGACTGGTTCACCGGCCGGGGTGGGGCGGGAGGGGCCCGTCCTACCCGTGAGGAGCAGGACGCCCTGCGCGGGTTCGTGATGCAGGGGGGGCACCTCCTCCTGTCGGGCAGCCACGTGACGTCGGCGCTGGCCGTGGGCTCGGCGGAGGACCAGGCCTTCCTGGCGGACATTCTTCGCGCGGCGCCGGGCAGCGGAACGCCCCCATTCACCGTGGAGGGCATGCCGGGCGACTGGCTGGCCCAGCTCACCGGGGTGGCGCTGGATGACGGCACGCGGGGCGGCTACGCGGTGGGCGTGACGGACGTGCTGACGCCCGCGTCGGGTGGCACATCCGTGCTTCGCTATCTGGGAACAGACCTGGCGGCGGGCGTGATGTCGGCGCCCAACGGGCGGGTGCTGCTGCTGGGCGTGCCTTTCGAGGGCATCGTCAGTCCGGTGCAGCGCGCCGGGCTCATGTCCTCGTTCCTGGTGCAGGCGGGCCTGCTCACGGAGCTGCCCCCGCCGCCGGCCGAGGAATCCGGCGCCGCGAGCCTGCTCACCGCCTGTGTGGCGGCGCGGGGCGTGGACCCGCACCCGCCACCGGAGCCCGAGCCGGAGCCTGAACCCGAGCCCCTTGTGGTGGGGGTGCTGCCGCAGTTCTATCCGCTGGGAGATTCCGGCTGTGGCTGCGGGGCGGGTGGGGGAACGGGCACCGCCGTCTGGCTGTTGCTCGGGGTGATTGTTCAGCTTCGGCGTGCGCGTCGTCGCGGGGATGTCGCCGGGCGTTGA
- the secG gene encoding preprotein translocase subunit SecG: MLTFVTIVHVLVCVFMIFVILLQPGKDAGMGSALGGGAATSAFGGRGAVTFLSKLTGVFAALFFFSSLGLSFVGLRSSVAAGGSVASPPAQSAPATSGDAAPGSMEQPRGEQSTPPAEGGGNPATGESAPATQEPAPAQ; the protein is encoded by the coding sequence ATGCTGACCTTCGTCACGATCGTGCACGTCCTGGTGTGCGTGTTCATGATCTTCGTCATTCTGCTCCAGCCGGGTAAGGACGCCGGTATGGGCTCCGCGCTGGGCGGTGGTGCCGCCACGAGCGCCTTCGGCGGCCGGGGTGCGGTGACGTTCCTCAGCAAGCTGACCGGCGTCTTCGCGGCGCTCTTCTTCTTCAGCTCGCTCGGCCTGTCCTTCGTGGGGCTGCGCTCCTCGGTGGCGGCGGGTGGCTCGGTGGCTTCGCCTCCGGCGCAGTCTGCCCCGGCGACCTCGGGTGACGCGGCGCCGGGCAGCATGGAGCAGCCGCGCGGCGAGCAGTCGACTCCGCCCGCCGAGGGTGGTGGCAACCCGGCGACGGGTGAGTCCGCTCCTGCGACGCAGGAGCCGGCTCCGGCGCAGTAG
- a CDS encoding AAA family ATPase produces the protein MQVQLQELRDECRAGFPERQDVIDGSLAAILCGEHVLLLGPPGTAKSALIRALARAFGTVLFERLLTRSSTPEEILGPLSLQALDEGRVTHVTTGMLPEALFALMDEIFAASSPVLNLLLPLMDERTFVDNGAPVHVPLVSIFGAATELSENTAHEHILDRFLLRFEMDYLQRPSSMRAVLTAPEPAASTVWGMEALRAMQADASNVRLTEDTLDAIIVLRNALKDEGVVISDRRWKKSLHLVQAAAFLAGEAQTCPEDLTILVDVLWRHPHERPRLSRLVNKLINPAVYEANEVLEDGREAAAKAHALKQHQHRRSYLAQAARTMLMLRAQVEMLARLSETASKRARGVIDDAITELNELHAELARDVHAHQGLKVLK, from the coding sequence ATGCAGGTTCAGCTTCAAGAGCTGCGCGACGAGTGCCGCGCAGGCTTTCCCGAGCGACAGGACGTCATCGACGGCAGCCTTGCCGCCATTCTCTGCGGCGAGCACGTCCTCCTCCTCGGCCCACCGGGCACGGCGAAGTCCGCCCTCATCCGGGCCCTCGCGCGCGCCTTTGGCACTGTCCTCTTCGAGCGGCTTCTCACCCGGAGCTCCACCCCCGAGGAGATCCTCGGCCCCCTGTCTCTTCAGGCGCTCGACGAAGGCCGCGTCACCCACGTCACCACGGGAATGCTGCCCGAGGCCCTCTTCGCCCTCATGGACGAAATCTTCGCGGCCAGCAGCCCCGTGCTCAACCTCCTCCTCCCGCTGATGGACGAGCGCACCTTCGTCGACAACGGCGCCCCCGTGCACGTCCCCCTCGTCAGCATCTTCGGCGCCGCCACCGAGCTGTCCGAGAACACCGCACACGAGCACATCCTCGACCGCTTCCTCCTGCGGTTCGAGATGGACTACCTCCAGCGGCCCAGCAGCATGCGTGCCGTCCTCACCGCGCCAGAACCCGCCGCTTCCACCGTGTGGGGCATGGAGGCGCTGCGAGCCATGCAGGCGGACGCCTCCAACGTGAGGCTGACGGAAGACACTCTCGACGCAATCATCGTGCTGAGGAACGCATTGAAGGACGAGGGCGTGGTGATCTCCGACCGGCGGTGGAAGAAGTCGCTGCACCTGGTCCAGGCCGCCGCCTTCCTCGCGGGCGAGGCGCAAACCTGCCCCGAGGACCTCACGATTCTGGTGGACGTCCTCTGGCGCCATCCCCACGAGCGCCCCCGCCTGTCTCGCCTCGTGAACAAGCTGATCAACCCGGCGGTCTACGAGGCCAACGAGGTACTGGAGGACGGACGCGAAGCGGCGGCCAAGGCGCATGCCCTCAAGCAGCATCAGCATCGACGGTCCTACCTGGCCCAGGCAGCCCGGACGATGCTGATGCTGCGGGCGCAGGTGGAGATGCTGGCGCGCCTCTCCGAAACCGCCAGCAAGCGCGCCCGCGGCGTCATCGACGACGCCATCACCGAGCTGAACGAGCTGCACGCGGAGCTCGCACGCGACGTTCACGCCCACCAGGGCCTCAAGGTGCTCAAGTAG